A window of Lepidochelys kempii isolate rLepKem1 chromosome 1, rLepKem1.hap2, whole genome shotgun sequence contains these coding sequences:
- the LOC140915225 gene encoding uncharacterized protein, with protein MPRGRRRSRRRRRPGAPGPPQAQGAPLAGRREAGGSRERAGAGLPRWAPREEALGGAQGELGLAGLLPAPPGSAAGPAGVSHPWAAPVPLLAPLLAPPAPRAQGSGLPAALGIFRELAGLAREPGPGASRAGAAPRLRTVYVNPRWLERQAALAAAPEGPVGPQGPEAASGSPGPPPATQGEACPEAASPYVGLRRPLGYQLAKATKERIWRGEFIDLFSLLHTELAPEHEPGQGLGDTLDQWVSAFLVYASVLCEKHPQRCGAMFKYLDVIRKFHATYGGTSWLHYDEDFRRLAAKDPTMAWGDVDLNLWMKWMAPLKPSTTRQLQAAGDQQAPLRPQNPRTDDKSQTSHF; from the exons ATGCCACGTGGGAGGCGGAGGAGCCGCCGCCGGCGCCGgccgggagccccggggcccCCCCAGGCGCAGGGGGCGCCGCTGGCCGGGCGCCGAGAGGCGGGGGGCTCCCGGGAGCGGGCGGGGGCCGGCCTGCCCCGCTGGGCCCCGCGGGAGGAGGCGCTCGGCGGCGCCCAGGGAGAGCTGGGCCTAGCGGGGCTGCTCCCGGCCCCGCCCGGTAGCGCGGCGGGGCCTGCCGGGGTCTCCCACCCGTGGGCCGCCCCCGTCCCGCTCCTGGCCCCGCTCCTGGCCCCGCCGGCCCCCCGAGCGCAGGGCAGCGGCCTGCCCGCCGCGCTGGGCATCTTCCGGGAGCTGGCCGGGCTGGCGCGGGAGCCGGGGCCCGGAGCTAGCAGGGCGGGGGCGGCGCCGCGGCTGAGGACCGTGTACGTGAACCCCAGGTGGCTGGAGCGGCAGGCGGCCTTGGCGGCGGCCCCAGAAGGCCCGGTCGGGCCGCAGGGCCCGGAGGCTGCCAGCGGCTCGCCGGGGCCTCCGCCCGCCACCCAGGGGGAGGCCTGCCCGGAGGCAGCGAGTCCCTACGTGGGGCTGCGGAGACCCCTGGGCTACCAGCTGGCGAAGGCCACCAAGGAGCGGATCTGGAGGGGGGAGTTCATTGACCTGTTCTCCTTGCTCCACACAGAGCTGGCCCCGGAGCACGAGCctggccaggggctgggggacaCGCTGGACCAGTGGGTCTCCGCCTTCCTGGTGTACGCCAGCGTGCTGTGCGAGAAGCACCCCCAGAGGTGTGGGGCCATGTTCAAATACCTGGATGTCATCCGCAAATTCCATGCCACCTACGGCGGCACTTCTTGGCTGCACTATGACGAGGACTTCAGGCGGCTGGCGGCCAAGGACCCCACCATGGCATGGGGGGATGTGGACTTGAATCTCTGGATGAAGTGGATGGCCCCGTTGAAGCCATCCACAACCAGGCAGCTGCAGGCTGCGGGTGACCAGCAGGCTCCACTGCGGCCTCAAAATCCCAGGACGGATGATAAAAGTCAG ACTTCTCATTTCTGA